The following is a genomic window from Acidimicrobiales bacterium.
CGCTCTCCGCGACCTGACGGTAAGGCCAGCCTCGGCCGACGGGCGCGCCGATTGCCGGGTATTTGTTGCCTCCGCCAGGAGTCGGGAGGCAGGTCGCGGTGGCGCCACCGGACCGATCTGGAAATACGGAGCGCCGCCTCGGCGGAGGGCGACCAAGAAGCCCTGGCGGGCTTCCTGATCCAGTGTGCCGCCGGACGCCCCCCGGGCCGTCAAGGCTGCCCCTCCGGGCGGCCGCCGGCCGGCCTTGACCGCCCTGGTCCCCCGCGGGCACCGGCGGGTCCTCGGTTCAGACCGCCGAAGGTTCCTGGTGGAGCTCGGTTAGAGAGGATAACTGGGCCGCTTTTGGTGCCGATTTTGAGGCAAAACCGCAGGTCAGCACACTGCTAAGCGAAAAACGCTCCGTAGTCAGATGCTCTATCCGTTGAGCTACGAGCGCGGGCAGCGCCGAGTGTAGGCGACGAGGTCTTCGTGGGATCGCTTGGCGGAGAGGGAGGGATTTGAACCCTCGGACCCAGTTTCCCAGGTCAACTCATTAGCAGTGAGTCCGATTCGGCCGCTCTCGCACCTCTCCCGATGGCCAGTCTAGGTCCTGCTCCCGGCCTCCGTCCCGAGCCTGGAGGTCCTCAGTTCAGGCCCATCGTGGGCAGGACGGAGGCGAACTACCGACGGTGCCGGATGGGCAACCCGGCCGCCTCGCCACGCCGCTGGTGTCGACCCGCGAACGATCGAACCACGGCAGCGGACCGGACCCCGGGCGGCGACCTCGATCCCACGATGGGCGAGAACGGAGCCCTCAGGGCAGCCTCGTCGCGCCCTTCAACTGGGTGCCGGGCTCCTCGTCCTCGTCGAGCACGGACTGCGAGCCGCCGGCCACGGCGTCGGCGTCGAGCGCCTCCCGCAGTGGCGGGAACGAGCCGTCCTCGTCCTCGGCCGCCGGGCTTTCCGGCCGGCGATCGGGCCCCGATCCGATGTGCTCGTCCACGACCACCTCCCCGTCCTTCGCCGTCCCGGGGGCGGGCCCCGACGGCGGCGCCTCGGGGGAAGGCCATTCGCCGCCGCCCGCCGCGACCTCAGGGTTCTGGTTCTGCTGGGCGATCACCTTGTCGGCTCCGTCACCCACGTTGGTTGGCAGGGGCACGCTCGTCACCGTGTCTACTCGGGGGTCGCTCGTCGTCTCGTCCATGCCGGGACTGTTCCCCGCCGAGGCCACGGCGACGCATGTCGCCCAGGCGCCACCGCGACGCATGGGCGACTCCCGGCACCTGCGTTAGCGTGCCCCGATGCAGGTCTGGCCGGGACAGCCCTATCCCCTCGGCGCCACCTACGACGGTGCCGGCACCAACTTCTCCGTGTTCTCCGAGGTCGCCGACCGGGTGGAACTGTGCCTGTTCGACGAGGCGGGCGAGACCAAGATCACGCTGCCGGAGGTCACCGCTTTCTGCTGGCACTGCTACCTGCCCGGCATCGGCCCGGGGCAGCGTTACGGCTTCCGGGTCCACGGACCGTACGATCCGGCGGCAGGCAATCGGTGCAACCCCGCCAAGCTGTTGCTCGACCCCTACGCCAAGGCGGTCGAGGGTCAGGTCAAGTGGGCCGAAGCGGTGTTCCCTTACCGCTTCGGCGCCCCGGACACCATGAACCGGGCGGACAGCGCGGCCTACATGCCCAAGGCGGTGGTCACCAATCCGTGGTTCGACTGGGCCAACGACCGCCCGCCGGTGTCGCCGTACCACGAGGCGGTCATCTACGAGGTGCACGTGAAGGGCCTCACGATGCGCCATCCGGGCGTGCCCAAGGAGCTTCGCGGCACCTACGCCGGCATCGCCCATCCGGCGGTGATCGAGTACCTCCAGATGCTCGGGATCACCGCGGTGGAGCTGCTCCCCGTGCACCAGTTCGTCCACGACTCACACCTCGAGTCGAAGGGACTCCGCAACTACTGGGGCTACAACTCCATCGCCTACCTGGCGCCGCACAACGAGTACAGCGCCACCGGCCAGGCCGGCCAGCAGGTGCAGGAGTTCAAGCAGATGGTGAAGACGCTGCACGAGGCGGGCATCGAGGTCATCCTCGACGTCGTCTACAATCACACGGCCGAGGGCAACCACATGGGCCCGGTGCTGTCGCTCAAAGGCATCGACAATGCCGGGTACTACCGCCTGGTCGACGACGACAAGCGGTACTACTACGACACCACCGGCACGGGGAACAGCCTCGACATGCGGCACCCGCACGTGCTGCAGCTCATCATGGACAGCCTGCGGTACTGGGTCACCGACATGCACGTGGACGGGTTCCGCTTCGACCTCGCAGCCACGCTGGCCCGCCAGTTCCACGAGGTCGACCGCCTGTCGGCCTTCTTCGACCTCATCCAGCAGGATCCCGTGGTCAGCCAGGTGAAACTCATCGCCGAGCCGTGGGACCTGGGCGAGGGCGGCTACCAGGTGGGCAGCTTCCCCCCGTTGTGGTCGGAGTGGAACGGGAAGTACCGCGACCACGTGCGGGACTACTGGCGGGGCGAGGACAAGCTGCTCGACGAGTTCGCATTCCGGTTCACGGGCAGCTCCGACCTGTACGAGTCCGGTGGCCGCCGCCCGTTCGCCAGCGTCAACTTCGTGACCGCCCACGACGGCTTCACCCTCGCCGACCTCGTCTCGTTCAACGACAAGCACAACGAGGCCAACGGCGAGGACAACAACGACGGCGAAAGCCACAACCGGTCGTGGAACTGCGGCGTCGAGGGACCCAGCGACGATCCTGCGGTCATCGAGCTGCGGGCCCGGCAGATGCGCAACTTCCTCGCCACGCTGATGCTGTCCCAGGGCGTGCCCATGCTGCTCGGCGGTGACGAGATGGGTCGTACCCAGCGCGGAAACAACAACGCCTACTGCCAGGACAACGACGTCTCCTGGTACGACTGGGACAACCAGGACGGCGAGCTGGTCGCCTTCACGCAGCGGCTCATCAGCCTGCGCAACACCCATCCCGTGTTCCGGCGGCGCCACTTCTTCCAGGGCCAGCCGCTCCACGGCGCCGGGGTATCGGACATCGCCTGGTTCCGGGCCGACGGGACGGAGATGTCGGACATCGATTGGCGCGAGGGATACGCCAAGACCATCGGCGTGTTCCTGAACGGCGACGCCATCCCCGATCTCGGCGCCCGGGGCGAGCGGATCACCGACGACTCCTTCCTCGTGCTGTTCAACGCCCACTTCGAGCGGGTCGAGTTCGTGCTCCCCGCCGAGGAGTTCGGCGAGCGCTGGGTGAAGGTCCTCGACACGGCCGACGCCTTCGACGAGGGCCTGCAGCTGAAGGCGACCGAGGCGCTGGACGTCGAGAGTCGCTCGCTGGTCCTGCTCCGACGTGGCGGCTGAGCCCGCCGCCGGCGAGCCGGCTGAGCCCGGGCCGTGGGCCACCTACCGGGTGCAGCTGTCACCGACGTTCACGTTCGACGACGCCGCTGCCATCGCCGGGTACCTGGCCGATCTCGGCATCACGCACCTCTACGCGTCGCCGGTGCTCCAGGCCGCACCCGGCAGCACCCACGGCTACGACGTGGTCGACCACCACCGCGTCAACGTGGAGCTCGGGGGCGAGGCCGGCCATGCCCGGATGTGCGACGCCCTCGGTGCCGCCGGTCTGGGCCAGGTCCTCGACGTGGTCCCCAACCACATGGCCATCGGCGGGCCCGAGAACGCGTGGTGGTGGGACGTGCTTGAGAACGGGCCGGCCAGCGTGTACGCAGCCTACTTCGACGTCGACTGGGATCCTCCCGAGTTCAAGCTGCGCCACACCGTCCTCCTGCCCATCCTCGGGGACCACTACGGACGGGTGCTCGAAGCGGGCGAGCTGAACCTGCGCCGGGAAGGTGGCTCGTTCACCGTCCACTACCACGACCACGTCGTCCCGGTCGCGCCCAGAACGATCGACCGCCTGCTGGTGGCGGCGGCCGAGGACTGCGGCTCGGCCGAGCTGGAGTCGATCGGCGCCGCCTTCGGTCGCCTCCCCCCGGCGACGGCCACGGATCGCGACAGCGTCCGCGAACGCCACCGCGACAAGGAGGTGCTCCGCGCCCGGCTCTCGGCGTTGTGCGAGGAGGAGCCCGAGCGGGCTGCCTCGATCGACCGGCGCGTCGAGGCGATCAACGCCGACTGCGACGCCCTCGACGCCCTCCTCGACCGCCAGAACTACCGCCTGGCCTTCTGGCGCACGGCCGGCCGCGAGCTCGACTACCGGCGGTTCTTCGACATCAACACGCTGGTGGGCGTGCGGGTGGAGGACCCGCAGGTGTTCGACGACACGCACACCCTCCTGCTGGAGTGGCTCGACAAGGGCGTGATCGACGGGCTGCGCATCGACCACCCCGACGGACTGCTCGATCCCGAGGGCTACCTCGACCGGCTGCACGACGCCACGGGCGGCAAGTGGACCGTCGTCGAGAAGATCCTCGAGCCCGGCGAGCAGCTCCCCGAGTCGTGGCCCGTGGCCGGCACCACTGGGTACGACTTCCTCAGCCGAGTGGGGGGCCTGTTCGTCGACCCGGCCGGCCGCGACGCGCTCCTCGCCACCTACACCGGGATCACCGGCCGGCCGGCCGACTTCGACGAGGCAGTGCTGGCCAACAAGCACCTCGTCCTCCGGGACGTCCTGGCCGCCGACCTCAACCGCCTCACGGCCCTGTTCGTCCAGGTGTGCGAGCGTCACCGGCGCTACCGCGACTACACCCGCCACGAGCTCCACGAAGCACTCCGCGAGGTCCTGGCCTGCTTTCCCGTGTACCGGACGTACGTACGGCCCGCCGACGGCACCGTGCGCGACGCCGACGTGGCCCGTGTCGAGCACGCCGTTTCGCTGGCCGTCGCCCGCCGTCCGGACATCGACGGTGAGCTGTTCACCTTCCTCGCCGACCTCCTCCTGCTCCGCCGCCGCGGGGAAGCGGCGGCGCCCGGCTTGCCGGCACCGGTGGGGGAGGTGGAGGCCGAGCTGGTCGCCCGGTTCCAGCAGGTCACGGGGCCCGTGATGGCCAAGGGCGTGGAGGACACCACGTTCTACGACTACGTGCCCCTCGTGTCGCTCAACGAGGTAGGCGACTCCCCCGGTCATTGGGGCACGACCGTCGACGAGTTCCACCGCAGCTGCGCCGAGGCGGCCCGGACGTGGCCCCGATCGATGCTGGCCACCAGCACCCACGACACCAAGCGGAGCGAGGACGTCCGGGCCCGGCTGCACCTGCTCTCGGAGATGCCCGATCGGTGGACTGAGGCGGTGGAGCGCTGGCGGGCCATGAACGTCCGGCACCGCGCCGGTCCCGATCTGCCCGACTCCAACATCGAGTACCTGCTGTACCAGACGCTGGTGGGCGCGTGGCCGCTTCCCCTGGACCGCGCCGCCGCCTACATGGAGAAGGCGGCCAAGGAGGCGAAGTCGCAGACGTCGTGGATCGATCCGGACCTCGACTACGACGCCGCTCTCCGGGCGTTCGTGGACGGCGTCATGGGCGACGAGGCCTTCCAGGCGGACCTGGCGGTGTTCGTGGCCCCGCTCGTGGCCCCCGGGCGGGTGTCCTCCCTGGCCCAGGCGCTCGTGAAGCTCACGGCGCCGGGCGTGCCGGACACGTACCAGGGGACCGAGCTGTGGGACCTCAGCCTGGTGGATCCCGACAACCGCAGGCCGGTCGACTATGCGACGCGCCGGCGGCTCCTGGCCGAGCTGGCCGGGATGGACGCCCGTTCGGTGTGGGCCCGCGCCGACGAGGGCCTTCCCAAGCTGCACGTGGTACGGGAGGCGCTGCACCTGCGACAGCGGGTCCCGGAGGCGTTCGGTGCCACCGCCGACTACGTGCCCGTCGCTGCGGGCGGTCAAAAGGCGGCGCACGTCGTGGCGTACTGCCGGGGCGGCCTGGCCGTCACCGTCGTGCCCCGACTCGTCCTCGGCCTCGGTCGCGACTGGCTCGATACCGTGGTCGACCTGCCGCCCGGGAGGTGGGGCAACGTCCTCACCGGGGATGACATCGCCGGCGGCTCCGCCGCCGTCGCCGACCTGCTTGCATCCTTCCCGGTGGCCCTGCTCGAGCGATCGCCCGACGCCTGAGCCGCGGCGCCGAGTGTTCGCTGGACGTCCTTTCTTTGGCCGCTACACGACACGGAGTGTCGCCAAATGGGAAAAGAAGGCCACCTGCTGAACGGCGGATCGACGCCCCGCCGTCGCCGACCGCCTGGGAGGGCGGCGGGTTGCCGTCCTCGGATCGGGGAAGGGTGGCTCAGATGACCACGTTCCGGGTGTGGGCGCCGAAGGCGGCGGTGGTGGAGCTCGACCTGTCCGG
Proteins encoded in this region:
- the glgX gene encoding glycogen debranching protein GlgX is translated as MQVWPGQPYPLGATYDGAGTNFSVFSEVADRVELCLFDEAGETKITLPEVTAFCWHCYLPGIGPGQRYGFRVHGPYDPAAGNRCNPAKLLLDPYAKAVEGQVKWAEAVFPYRFGAPDTMNRADSAAYMPKAVVTNPWFDWANDRPPVSPYHEAVIYEVHVKGLTMRHPGVPKELRGTYAGIAHPAVIEYLQMLGITAVELLPVHQFVHDSHLESKGLRNYWGYNSIAYLAPHNEYSATGQAGQQVQEFKQMVKTLHEAGIEVILDVVYNHTAEGNHMGPVLSLKGIDNAGYYRLVDDDKRYYYDTTGTGNSLDMRHPHVLQLIMDSLRYWVTDMHVDGFRFDLAATLARQFHEVDRLSAFFDLIQQDPVVSQVKLIAEPWDLGEGGYQVGSFPPLWSEWNGKYRDHVRDYWRGEDKLLDEFAFRFTGSSDLYESGGRRPFASVNFVTAHDGFTLADLVSFNDKHNEANGEDNNDGESHNRSWNCGVEGPSDDPAVIELRARQMRNFLATLMLSQGVPMLLGGDEMGRTQRGNNNAYCQDNDVSWYDWDNQDGELVAFTQRLISLRNTHPVFRRRHFFQGQPLHGAGVSDIAWFRADGTEMSDIDWREGYAKTIGVFLNGDAIPDLGARGERITDDSFLVLFNAHFERVEFVLPAEEFGERWVKVLDTADAFDEGLQLKATEALDVESRSLVLLRRGG
- the treY gene encoding malto-oligosyltrehalose synthase, which encodes MAAEPAAGEPAEPGPWATYRVQLSPTFTFDDAAAIAGYLADLGITHLYASPVLQAAPGSTHGYDVVDHHRVNVELGGEAGHARMCDALGAAGLGQVLDVVPNHMAIGGPENAWWWDVLENGPASVYAAYFDVDWDPPEFKLRHTVLLPILGDHYGRVLEAGELNLRREGGSFTVHYHDHVVPVAPRTIDRLLVAAAEDCGSAELESIGAAFGRLPPATATDRDSVRERHRDKEVLRARLSALCEEEPERAASIDRRVEAINADCDALDALLDRQNYRLAFWRTAGRELDYRRFFDINTLVGVRVEDPQVFDDTHTLLLEWLDKGVIDGLRIDHPDGLLDPEGYLDRLHDATGGKWTVVEKILEPGEQLPESWPVAGTTGYDFLSRVGGLFVDPAGRDALLATYTGITGRPADFDEAVLANKHLVLRDVLAADLNRLTALFVQVCERHRRYRDYTRHELHEALREVLACFPVYRTYVRPADGTVRDADVARVEHAVSLAVARRPDIDGELFTFLADLLLLRRRGEAAAPGLPAPVGEVEAELVARFQQVTGPVMAKGVEDTTFYDYVPLVSLNEVGDSPGHWGTTVDEFHRSCAEAARTWPRSMLATSTHDTKRSEDVRARLHLLSEMPDRWTEAVERWRAMNVRHRAGPDLPDSNIEYLLYQTLVGAWPLPLDRAAAYMEKAAKEAKSQTSWIDPDLDYDAALRAFVDGVMGDEAFQADLAVFVAPLVAPGRVSSLAQALVKLTAPGVPDTYQGTELWDLSLVDPDNRRPVDYATRRRLLAELAGMDARSVWARADEGLPKLHVVREALHLRQRVPEAFGATADYVPVAAGGQKAAHVVAYCRGGLAVTVVPRLVLGLGRDWLDTVVDLPPGRWGNVLTGDDIAGGSAAVADLLASFPVALLERSPDA